One region of Dysidea avara chromosome 1, odDysAvar1.4, whole genome shotgun sequence genomic DNA includes:
- the LOC136266631 gene encoding E3 ubiquitin-protein ligase TRIM71-like, with protein MMGLLEETKRAVSVVKEMRQCVRGRKEHNMERTREVFNALRKVIDELEDQVITDITKGADKRENTLKLQLERLLLLWTQLQNCLELLKKTTENKVTTTELVRRRKILEQRQDHLMIMKRRSRLEPAMKEQREVEYGEVERLCEEVTKLGGFLPPDPSKCEVTFPTAMTVMNKVTSLMITLRDVNGDIVDDKSSEVEVSMTTKTGEAIVVGPVKDVSGGNYTAFFTPRTFGDHMISIAVDGQHIPGSPHKISVVLRDYSKMREGHCQVMTHYGGNRFGDLTDVAIGVNNEVIIVDYTNKCVIVLDCNFALLAVIGQGSGDNRLVSPNGVAVSKDNIIAISDSSSDQVKKYSLQGELLSIIGTNIGNNNGQFNVPRGLVFSSNKMLYVVDRWNHRVQVFQQDDKFAFKFGSKGSNPGQFQFPVRIAIDTDNRVLVSDHNGNHISLFSHTGSFISRITCDKPYAITVSPDGHIIAGYGDWYTIGVWSPTHELIKQFGKKGSQQGEFYGINGIAINYSTGSVYVVEYDNKRLQVIS; from the exons atgatgggTTTACTGGAAGAGACGAAACGAGCAGTGTCTGTTGTGAAGGAAATGAGACAATGTGTTAGGGGCAGAAAGGAGCACAACATGGAGAGGACAAGGGAGGTGTTTAATGCTCTTAGAAAAGTCATTGATGAACtagaagatcaagtcataacaGATATTACCAAAGGAGCAGACAAGAGGGAGAACACACTAAAG CTACAGCTGGAGAGGTTGTTGTTGCTATGGACACAACTACAGAATTGTCTGGAGCTATTGAAGAAGACAACAGAGAACAAAGTGACTACCACTGAACTGGTTAGGAGGAGGAAGATACTAGAGCAACGACAAGATCACCTGATGATAATGAAGAGGAGATCAAGACTGGAACCAGCAATGAAGGAACAAAGAGAAGTTGAGTATGGAGAAGTGGAACGTCTTTGTGAGGAGGTGACCAAGTTGGGAGGATTTCTACCTCCGGACCCCAGCAAGTGCGAAGTGACCTTCCCTACAGCAATGACAGTAATGAACAAAGTGACGTCACTAATGATAACACTTAGAGATGTTAATGGTGACATTGTTGATGACAAGAGTAGTGAAGTAGAAGTGTCCATGACCACCAAAACCGGAGAAGCCATAGTAGTGGGACCAGTCAAGGATGTTAGTGGTGGAAACTATACAGCATTCTTCACTCCCAGGACTTTTGGGGATCACATGATATCAATTGCAGTTGATGGACAACACATCCCAGGCAGTCCTCACAA GATATCAGTTGTACTGAGAGACTACAGCAAGATGAGAGAAGGACACTGCCAAGTGATGACTCATTATGGAGGGAACAGGTTTGGTGATCTCACTGATGTTGCTATAGGAGTTAATAATGAAGTCATCATTGTTGATTATACTAACAAGTGTGTAATTGTGCTGGACTGTAACTTTGCTTTATTAGCAGTGATTGGACAAGGAAGTGGTGACAACAGATTGGTTAGTCCTAATGGTGTAGCAGTCAGTAAGGATAACATCATAGCTATTAGTGACAGTAGTAGTGATCAAGTGAAGAAGTATTCCCTACAAGGAGAACTCTTATCAATAATTGGTACCAATATAGGGAACAACAATGGCCAGTTTAATGTTCCTAGAGGACTAGTCTTCAGTAGTAATAAAATGTTGTATGTTGTAGATAGGTGGAATCACAGGGTCCAGGTATTCCAACAAGATGATAAATTTGCTTTTAAATTTGGCAGTAAAGGGTCCAACCCTGGACAATTTCAGTTTCCTGTTAGAATAGCAATTGATACTGACAATAGAGTGTTAGTTAGTGACCATAATGGTAATCATATTAGTCTCTTCAGTCATACTGGCAGTTTTATTAGTAGGATAACATGTGATAAACCATATGCCATTACTGTTAGCCCTGATGGTCACATCATAGCTGGTTATGGTGATTGGTATACAATTGGTGTATGGAGCCCCACCCATGAGTTAATTAAACAGTTTGGAAAGAAGGGATCTCAACAAGGAGAATTTTATGGTATTAATGGTATAGCAATAAACTATTCTACTGGTAGTGTTTATGTTGTGGAGTATGACAACAAGAGACTACAAGTTATCAGTTAA